Proteins from one Anastrepha obliqua isolate idAnaObli1 chromosome 2, idAnaObli1_1.0, whole genome shotgun sequence genomic window:
- the LOC129238699 gene encoding 17-beta-hydroxysteroid dehydrogenase 13, whose amino-acid sequence MVEQTNTASSNDSSNNNNVDIYNIATVVVDVVLLIVKFWIAIVQSIIKSFAPHKIDVKGQTVLITGTGHGIGKELALQYSALGAKLICWDVNEEANQQTVKEIKAYGGEAHAYTCNVIKREEINALAEQNKKEHGFINIIVNNAGIMPCHPILEHTETEIRNMFDINVLAHLWIIQAFLPDMIARNEGHIVALSSCAGFFGLPNLVPYCSTKFAVRGLMEALSEELRQKYPQNKIKLTTIYPYMVDTGLCKRPHFRFPALFKLVKPKDAAAGIIRAQRTSVEHVSIPREFMYVEKFSRIVPRNAMRLVSDFLDAGVHSDK is encoded by the exons atggTTGAACAAACTAATACTGCGAG tTCTAATGACtccagcaataacaacaatgtgGACATTTACAATATTGCCACTGTAGTGGTTGATGTGGTGCTGCTGATAGTCAAGTTCTGGATTGCTATAGTGCAATCGATCATCAAATCATTTGCGCCACACAAGATCGATGTCAAAGGTCAAACGGTATTGATCACCGGTACCGGACATGGTATTGGCAAGGAACTTGCCTTACAGTACAGTGCACTCGGTGCCAAACTTATTTGCTGGGATGTGAATGAGGAAGCCAACCAGCAGACAGTGAAGGAAATCAAGGCTTACGGTGGTGAAGCCCACGCCTACAC GTGTAATGTTATCAAACGTGAGGAGATTAACGCACTGGCCGAGCAGAACAAGAAGGAGCATGGCTTTATCAACATTATTGTGAATAATGCAGGTATTATGCCATGCCATCCAATACTGGAACACACCGAGACGGAGATAAGGAATATGTTCGATATTAATGTTTTAGCGCACCTTTGG atCATCCAAGCCTTCCTGCCCGATATGATCGCACGCAATGAAGGACACATCGTCGCTTTGTCATCATGCGCCGGTTTTTTCGGTTTGCCCAATTTGGTGCCTTACTGTAGTACTAAATTCGCTGTGCGTGGCCTAATGGAA GCGCTGAGCGAGGAATTGCGACAAAAGTATCCACAGAATAAG atcAAACTGACCACCATCTACCCATACATGGTGGACACTGGTCTCTGCAAGCGCCCACATTTCCGTTTCCCTGCCCTATTCAAACTGGTTAAACCCAAAGACGCGGCGGCTGGCATCATTAGGGCACAACGCACTAGCGTGGAGCATGTCAGTATCCCACGTGAATTTATGTACGTAGAGAAATTCTCACGTATAGTACCACGGAATGCCATGCGTCTAGTTAGCGATTTCCTCGATGCAGGCGTGCATTCAGATAAATGA